A single Salmo salar chromosome ssa19, Ssal_v3.1, whole genome shotgun sequence DNA region contains:
- the dap gene encoding death-associated protein 1 homolog — translation MSSPPKEKIETKGGHLPAVKAGGMRIVQKHQGAAPPEPPPDKDDDDDEEFVEEPSPPKPTVVVSGVVTKGDKDFTPAAAQVAHQKPQPSVTKMPQNQHLTQQIHQPRK, via the exons ATGTCTTCGCCTCCAAAGGAAAAAATCGAGACCAAAGGAGGACACCTCCCGGCTG TGAAGGCAGGGGGGATGAGGATAGTGCAGAAGCACCAGGGAGCAGCTCCACCTGAGCCGCCTCCTGACaaggacgacgacgacgacgaggAGTTTGTGGAGGAgcctag cCCACCAAAGCCCACTGTGGTCGTGTCAGGAGTGGTTACAAAG GGTGATAAGGACTTCACCCCGGCGGCAGCCCAGGTAGCGCACCAGAAGCCCCAGCCGTCTGTCACCAAGATGCCCCAGAACCAGCACCTCACCCAGCAAATCCACCAGCCCCGCAAGTGA